A region of Pontiella agarivorans DNA encodes the following proteins:
- a CDS encoding transglycosylase SLT domain-containing protein, with protein sequence MFKSLLIAGLVTLLTWNGFAEQDALPRNLEQLNQSGLQLDLDRIMDRGFIRVLTRNNPACYFMHRGQLMGFEYEMVQRFAQQHGLEVVVIVPDNWADMGSWLKEGRADVIAATVTMTPQRIKNSNDLAFCRRYGEFREQIITRADDHSIRSLEDLKDRTIHVRKSSSYYESLVELKKIKKLQFKFSIVPENMETVEILDRVAKGEFDLTCADRTLLNQSVRLGDQLKPVIKLPRVRGYGWVVRSNQPRLRAAINRFFEAETESASLSTIYDRYFNLAHNTELEDTFTEQRSGQISPYDAIVKKHAATYMLPWTLICSQMYQESRFDKDAVSWSGAQGLMQLMPATSIELGVENPFDPDDNIRGGINYLRKQYRRIPGDLSTVDRMCFALASYNGGYGHLIDARKLAEETGKNPDVWMNNVEKAYALLSEPQYARQAGYGYCRSEHIISYVRKIMSRYVAYNQSTR encoded by the coding sequence ATGTTCAAAAGCCTACTGATAGCGGGCCTCGTCACACTCCTGACCTGGAATGGATTTGCAGAACAGGATGCCCTGCCGCGGAACCTGGAGCAGCTGAATCAATCCGGTCTGCAGCTCGATCTGGATCGAATCATGGACCGGGGCTTCATCCGCGTGCTGACGCGCAATAATCCGGCATGCTATTTCATGCATCGCGGGCAACTGATGGGGTTTGAATATGAAATGGTTCAACGCTTTGCCCAGCAGCACGGCCTCGAAGTGGTCGTCATTGTTCCGGATAACTGGGCGGATATGGGCAGCTGGCTCAAGGAAGGACGGGCCGATGTAATCGCCGCCACGGTTACCATGACGCCCCAACGCATTAAAAACTCAAACGATCTGGCATTCTGCAGACGCTATGGCGAGTTCCGGGAACAGATTATCACGCGGGCCGATGATCACTCCATCCGATCCCTGGAAGACCTGAAAGACCGCACCATCCATGTGCGCAAATCCAGCTCGTATTATGAGTCTCTTGTTGAGCTGAAAAAAATTAAGAAGCTGCAGTTCAAGTTCAGTATTGTTCCGGAAAATATGGAAACCGTTGAGATCCTCGACCGGGTGGCCAAAGGCGAATTTGATCTCACCTGTGCCGATCGGACACTTCTGAATCAGAGCGTCCGACTGGGAGACCAACTGAAACCCGTAATCAAACTGCCGCGCGTGCGCGGCTATGGTTGGGTGGTCCGCAGCAATCAGCCCCGCCTCCGAGCAGCCATCAACCGGTTCTTCGAAGCAGAGACCGAAAGCGCTTCTCTCTCCACAATTTACGACCGCTACTTCAACCTCGCCCACAACACAGAGCTTGAAGATACATTCACCGAACAGCGTTCCGGGCAGATTTCCCCCTATGACGCCATTGTGAAAAAACATGCGGCCACCTACATGCTTCCGTGGACCCTGATCTGCTCCCAGATGTATCAGGAAAGCCGGTTTGATAAAGATGCGGTTTCATGGTCCGGAGCACAGGGCCTGATGCAATTGATGCCGGCCACCTCTATAGAACTGGGCGTAGAAAATCCCTTTGACCCGGATGACAATATCCGAGGCGGAATCAACTACCTGAGAAAGCAGTATCGTCGAATTCCCGGCGACCTTAGCACAGTCGACCGGATGTGCTTTGCCCTCGCCTCATATAATGGCGGCTATGGACATCTTATCGATGCGCGCAAGCTGGCAGAGGAAACAGGGAAAAATCCCGATGTCTGGATGAATAACGTCGAAAAAGCTTATGCGCTGCTGTCGGAGCCCCAATATGCCCGGCAGGCCGGATATGGCTACTGCCGGAGTGAACACATCATCAGCTACGTGCGGAAAATCATGAGTCGCTACGTCGCCTACAACCAGTCGACCCGGTAG
- a CDS encoding DUF3592 domain-containing protein, with translation MKRNFKYAIIWFLIGFALIKFMGWDQLADQRETAKWFKTEATVLSSDVSLDSAKNEYHLGLHFSTKVGGNIYSYTCFRNAGAKGHMDTLAETTYAPGATIAVFINPNNPSQYRFPQRAIGPWIVGFIPGVFLILIGLSVLRAKESEHD, from the coding sequence ATGAAACGAAATTTTAAATACGCCATCATCTGGTTTTTGATCGGCTTCGCGCTGATTAAATTCATGGGTTGGGATCAATTGGCGGATCAGCGCGAAACGGCCAAGTGGTTCAAGACGGAGGCGACCGTACTTTCGAGCGATGTCTCGCTCGACAGCGCGAAAAACGAATATCATCTGGGACTTCACTTCAGCACCAAGGTCGGCGGGAATATCTATTCCTATACCTGCTTCCGCAATGCCGGGGCGAAAGGCCACATGGATACACTGGCTGAAACCACCTATGCCCCCGGCGCAACCATCGCCGTATTCATCAACCCGAACAATCCATCGCAATATCGTTTTCCACAACGCGCCATCGGACCTTGGATCGTGGGTTTTATTCCCGGCGTTTTTCTTATCCTGATTGGTCTGAGCGTGCTTCGTGCAAAGGAGAGCGAACATGATTAA
- a CDS encoding MarR family winged helix-turn-helix transcriptional regulator, giving the protein MQKTLLHILSHNGRLLEKMLEQELADNGLHHGQGRILVNVKRAGEITQADLARHMEIKPSTITNMLKPLEQRKLITRKVDPGTNRALRISLTPAGKSACKTVEAAWERIEIRLRENLPESGMDELFQALEIIRGTLGGKDPKEHPLSKEKE; this is encoded by the coding sequence ATGCAGAAAACGCTGCTGCACATTTTAAGTCATAATGGACGCCTGCTGGAAAAGATGCTGGAACAGGAACTGGCCGACAACGGGCTTCATCATGGGCAGGGGCGCATCCTCGTAAACGTGAAGCGGGCAGGCGAAATCACCCAGGCCGACCTGGCGCGCCACATGGAGATCAAACCTTCCACGATCACCAACATGCTCAAACCGCTCGAACAGCGGAAACTGATCACACGCAAAGTTGATCCCGGCACCAACCGCGCCCTGCGGATCTCCCTCACTCCCGCCGGAAAAAGCGCCTGCAAAACAGTCGAAGCCGCGTGGGAGCGCATCGAAATACGCCTGCGCGAAAATCTCCCGGAAAGCGGAATGGATGAACTTTTCCAGGCATTGGAAATCATTCGCGGCACACTGGGCGGAAAAGACCCGAAGGAACACCCCCTGTCAAAAGAAAAGGAATAA
- a CDS encoding DUF1566 domain-containing protein gives MKTTARIGTALISLAALSSPAGLTYPVVDTGQTTAFGKDKGQDAHYLANPPSYKDNGDGTVTDNVTGLMWIKDPGEKITWEQAMQNASKCRTGGYDDWRLPSIKELYSLIQFTGLDPDPMSTDTGSLIPFIDTDVFDFKYGDPAKNERIIDSQFATTSIYTSTTMRGAKTMFGVNFADGRIKGYGLEDPRGRGAKTFHVLYVRGNPEYGKNKFKNNGDGTVTDEATGLTWMKADSGKGMDWPSALEYAEGMEFAGHDDWRLPTAKELQSLVDYSRAPDSTGSAAIDPVFQCTEITNPGGKKDYAAYWSSTTHLSTRSNTSAAYVNFGRALGWMEDRRSGEKQLLDVHGAGAQRSDPKTGDASEFPYGRGPQGDVISIDNMVRLVRGGNVEQVDPPVARETRMRESSGDQSRQQRPNRQQGQQQNARRGQRQNPGMNVGQRTARSGQGSRPRDKVRSRDTEFNEKFPMGSKLPNSLKLYNTDRKLVAANSIFKAKYTVIVGGCLTCPEYRNSYPEIEAVAADYRDKGVQFYFLYQSLTHPENWGFVQPTSIQERFAQVDHAKELLQTSIPWLTDTMDNEMKLHFALTPNSQFVFDRDGKIVHRSSWGRGSSLRESLEKLVGPSDKITDIAELNLPTFGPRKTSAANSLLEPQRLDGVAVPLRVAAGGDEADLEYMHSRNFGKSNRYVKLRPEADQQLIRTGTGQLYLGFRQDPVLGAAWNNLATPPKYRITARGAKVTPAMAAAPELSVEHDTEPREFLVDVKNWKTGTPIKVEIQYFACNEEKGWCEAVQQEFTVWLEKDETGGMVAGRTHFPGNNGQAGRNAQGQQRSGQDQRRGQNQGGSILERFDTDNDGKISEDEFRGPIERFILLDEDNDGYITEDEVRTARRNR, from the coding sequence ATGAAAACAACAGCACGTATCGGAACGGCCCTTATCAGTCTCGCGGCCTTGAGCTCCCCGGCCGGGCTCACCTACCCCGTTGTCGACACCGGCCAAACGACCGCCTTCGGAAAAGACAAGGGACAGGACGCCCACTACCTCGCCAATCCACCGTCTTATAAAGACAACGGCGACGGCACCGTCACCGACAACGTAACCGGCCTGATGTGGATCAAAGACCCCGGCGAAAAAATAACCTGGGAGCAGGCCATGCAGAACGCCTCAAAATGCCGAACCGGCGGTTACGATGACTGGCGTCTGCCCTCGATCAAAGAGCTCTACTCCCTGATTCAGTTTACCGGCCTCGACCCCGATCCCATGAGCACAGACACCGGCAGCCTGATTCCGTTTATCGACACCGACGTCTTCGATTTCAAATACGGAGATCCGGCCAAAAACGAACGCATCATCGATTCGCAGTTTGCCACAACCTCCATCTACACCTCCACCACCATGCGCGGCGCTAAAACCATGTTCGGCGTCAACTTTGCTGACGGCCGCATCAAGGGCTACGGTCTGGAGGACCCGCGCGGTCGCGGCGCAAAAACCTTCCACGTGCTCTATGTGCGCGGCAATCCCGAATACGGCAAAAACAAGTTCAAGAACAACGGCGACGGCACCGTCACCGACGAGGCCACCGGCCTGACCTGGATGAAAGCCGACAGCGGAAAAGGTATGGACTGGCCCTCGGCGCTGGAATATGCCGAAGGCATGGAGTTCGCCGGTCACGACGACTGGCGCCTGCCGACCGCCAAAGAACTGCAGAGCCTCGTCGATTATTCCCGCGCTCCGGACTCCACCGGGTCCGCTGCCATTGATCCTGTTTTCCAATGTACGGAAATCACCAATCCCGGCGGAAAAAAAGATTATGCCGCCTATTGGTCCAGCACCACCCATCTCAGCACACGGAGCAATACATCTGCGGCTTACGTCAACTTCGGCCGCGCCCTCGGCTGGATGGAGGATCGCCGCAGCGGTGAAAAACAGCTGCTGGATGTCCACGGCGCCGGCGCCCAGCGCTCCGACCCGAAAACCGGCGACGCTTCCGAATTCCCCTACGGCCGCGGCCCGCAGGGCGACGTGATCAGCATCGACAACATGGTGCGGCTCGTCCGCGGCGGCAACGTGGAGCAGGTCGACCCGCCCGTCGCCCGCGAAACCCGCATGCGCGAAAGCAGCGGCGATCAGTCGCGGCAGCAGCGCCCGAATCGGCAGCAGGGTCAGCAGCAGAACGCGCGGCGCGGACAAAGACAGAACCCGGGCATGAACGTCGGACAACGAACCGCCCGTAGCGGTCAGGGCAGCCGCCCGCGCGATAAAGTTCGTTCGCGCGACACGGAATTCAACGAGAAGTTCCCGATGGGCTCGAAACTGCCGAATTCCCTGAAACTGTATAATACGGACCGCAAACTCGTCGCAGCCAACAGCATCTTTAAAGCAAAGTACACCGTGATTGTAGGTGGTTGTCTAACGTGTCCCGAATACCGGAATTCCTATCCGGAGATCGAAGCCGTCGCCGCGGACTACCGCGACAAAGGCGTGCAGTTTTACTTTCTCTATCAATCGCTCACGCATCCGGAAAACTGGGGTTTCGTACAGCCGACGTCCATTCAGGAACGCTTTGCTCAGGTGGACCACGCGAAAGAACTGCTGCAGACCTCCATCCCGTGGCTGACCGATACGATGGACAACGAGATGAAACTGCATTTCGCGCTCACGCCGAATTCACAGTTTGTCTTCGACCGCGACGGAAAAATTGTTCATCGCTCCTCCTGGGGCCGCGGTTCCAGCTTGCGGGAATCGCTTGAAAAACTCGTCGGACCTTCCGACAAAATCACCGATATCGCCGAGCTGAACCTTCCAACGTTCGGCCCCCGCAAAACATCGGCCGCAAACAGTCTGCTTGAACCCCAGCGCCTCGACGGCGTGGCCGTTCCGCTGCGGGTCGCGGCAGGGGGCGACGAAGCGGACCTCGAATACATGCATTCCCGCAATTTCGGCAAATCCAATCGCTACGTCAAACTGCGCCCGGAAGCGGATCAGCAGCTGATTCGGACCGGGACCGGCCAGCTCTATCTCGGCTTCAGGCAGGATCCGGTACTTGGAGCCGCCTGGAACAATCTCGCCACACCGCCGAAGTACCGCATCACCGCCCGGGGCGCAAAGGTGACGCCGGCCATGGCTGCGGCACCGGAACTCAGCGTTGAACATGATACTGAACCGCGTGAGTTTCTCGTGGACGTAAAAAACTGGAAAACCGGCACGCCGATCAAAGTCGAGATTCAATATTTTGCCTGCAACGAAGAAAAAGGCTGGTGCGAAGCGGTTCAACAGGAATTCACCGTATGGCTCGAAAAAGATGAAACCGGCGGCATGGTCGCCGGGCGCACACACTTCCCCGGCAATAACGGGCAGGCCGGACGCAACGCCCAGGGGCAGCAGCGCTCAGGGCAGGACCAAAGACGCGGACAAAATCAGGGCGGCTCCATCTTGGAGCGCTTCGATACCGACAACGACGGTAAAATTTCCGAAGATGAGTTCCGTGGTCCGATTGAGCGCTTTATCCTTCTCGACGAGGACAATGACGGATATATCACCGAAGACGAAGTCCGCACCGCTCGCCGAAACCGATAG